Proteins from one Coregonus clupeaformis isolate EN_2021a chromosome 25, ASM2061545v1, whole genome shotgun sequence genomic window:
- the LOC121539348 gene encoding homeobox protein SIX6 → MFQLPILNFSPQQVAGVCETLEESGDIERLGRFLWSLPVAPAACEVINKNESVLRARAIVAYHTGNFRELYHILENHKFTKESHTKLQALWLEAHYQEAEKLRGRPLGPVDKYRVRKKFPLPRTIWDGEQKTHCFKERTRHLLREWYLQDPYPNPSKKRELAQATGLTPTQVGNWFKNRRQRDRAAAAKNRLQQQGMSQGSVRSLADDDGTVDRLGPASSPEASLSSKAATSAISITSSDSECDI, encoded by the exons ATGTTTCAGCTGCCTATCTTGAATTTTAGCCCCCAGCAGGTTGCGGGGGTTTGCGAGACTCTGGAAGAGAGCGGGGACATTGAGCGCCTCGGTCGCTTCCTCTGGTCTCTGCCCGTAGCCCCGGCAGCCTGCGAGGTCATCAACAAGAATGAGTCGGTGCTTAGGGCGCGGGCCATCGTGGCCTACCACACCGGGAATTTCCGAGAACTCTACCACATTCTGGAGAACCACAAGTTCACCAAAGAGTCTCACACTAAACTACAGGCCCTGTGGCTGGAGGCGCACTACCAGGAGGCAGAGAAGCTGCGGGGCCGCCCGCTAGGGCCAGTGGACAAATACAGGGTGCGGAAGAAGTTCCCTCTACCCAGAACGATATGGGACGGAGAGCAAAAGACCCACTGCTTCAAGGAGAGAACCCGACATTTGTTACGAGAATGGTACTTGCAGGACCCTTACCCGAACCCGAGCAAAAAGAGGGAGCTCGCGCAGGCTACTGGACTTACTCCCACACAAGTGGGAAACTGGTTCAAAAATCGTAGACAAAGGGATAGAGCGGCGGCTGCGAAAAATAG GCTACAACAGCAAGGGATGTCCCAAGGCTCGGTTCGGTCTTTGGCAGATGATGATGGAACCGTCGATCGACTCGGTCCCGCCTCTAGTCCCGAGGCTAGTTTGTCAAGCAAAGCCGCCACCTCGGCTATCTCCATCACTTCCAGCGACAGCGAATGTGATATCTAA